From a single Parambassis ranga chromosome 2, fParRan2.1, whole genome shotgun sequence genomic region:
- the LOC114445954 gene encoding histone-lysine N-methyltransferase SETDB1-B-like — MTQWESSILLKRAVVVLTRIPDSKISALRPPTPQQFYSEDDDSSSDSDMQWRPEEDSSDSDFSVSNKKLKKNNKIDTRQPVATTSNNSSSSSEPNGCSTSSAHCSHETTNDSPKLTQLEVKVGMGVLARKEPMRWQKGKIIEIVTKEDGRIKYKVYFEDKARILLSGHHIASDATPTLEQLYVGARVVVQCQDNTLHYEPAVLAELPGRRNHLRFLVFIDDHTPAFVSLPLLHLVCRPVEDVLDDLSNHMHRCFMKKYLRDWPYPYLTQYKPGQTVNVELDGVQQASEVQVVDCSLMQVCFQHNQHQEWIHRGSFRLEHMTRFLDTEEEKESEDD, encoded by the exons ATGACACAATGGGAAAGCAGCATTCTTCTCAAACGAGCAGTGGTGGTTTTGACCAGAATCCCTGACAGTAAGATCAGCGCTCTGCGACCGCCGACACCTCAGCAGTTCTACAGTGAAGATGACGACAGCAGCTCGGATTCTGACATGCAGTGGAGGCCAGAGGAGGACTCTAGTGACTCTGATTTCTCTGtctcaaataaaaaactgaaaaaaaacaataagatTGATACGAGGCAGCCTGTTGCAACAACAAgtaataacagcagcagcagcagcg AACCTAATGGCTGTTCAACATCCTCAGCCCATTGCTCTCACGAAACCACAAATGATTCGCCTAAGTTGACACAGTTGGAAGTCAAAGTGGGCATGGGAGTGCTGGCCAGGAAGGAACCCATGAGATGGCAAAAGGGGAAGATAATAGAAATAGTTACAAAAG AAGATGGACGAATAAAGTACAAAGTCTACTTCGAAGACAAGGCAAGGATTTTACTGTCCGGCCACCACATCGCCTCCGATGCCACGCCGACGCTGGAGCAGCTGTATGTTGGTGCCCGTGTGGTGGTTCAGTGTCAAGACAACACACTCCACTACGAACCTGCTGTTTTAGCTGAGCTTCCTGGCAGAAGGAACCACCTAAG GTTCTTGGTCTTTATAGATGATCACACACCGGCATTTGTCAGTTTACCGTTACTCCACCTGGTGTGCAGACCAG TGGAAGATGTCCTAGATGACCTGTCAAACCACATGCACAGATGTTTCATGAAGAAATACCTGAGGGACTGGCCGTACCCCTACTTAACCCAGTACAAACCTGGACAGACCGTCAATGTGGAGTTAGACGGAGTCCAGCAGGCGAGTGAGGTGCAGGTGGTCGACTGCAGCCTGATGCAGGTTTGCTTTCAG CATAATCAACACCAGGAGTGGATCCACCGAGGCTCGTTTCGACTGGAACACATGACCAGATTTttagacacagaggaagagaaggagtcCGAGGACGACTAG
- the LOC114445946 gene encoding ceramide synthase 2-like encodes MLSWLSEQIWADWIWFPEGHGWDDLKDHDGKVFPKTRDLWATLPIALGFLVIRQIFERTVAIPLASLLGVSDKQRLRAPTNPVLESYFCSSSKHPTQSSIESLSRQTGCSVRQVQRWFRRRRNQDRPSKLKKFREASWRFTFYLFAFFAGLAVLVDKPWFYDMKLMWEDFPKMPLIPSQYWYYMIELGFYLSLLLSVASDVKRKDFREQIVHHVATILLISFSWLVNYIRAGTLIMIVHDAADYLMESAKMFNYAGWRRTCNVIFTLFAAVFIITRLVILPFWIIHTTWVYPLTLYPPFLGFYFFNGLMFVLQILHIFWAVLILRMVIKFLPGNDIVEDERSDKEETESEDEEGNEWREKMKNGHVQNGHTVLNNNHNKTD; translated from the exons ATGTTGTCTTGGCTGAGTGAGCAGATATGGGCAGACTGGATCTGGTTTCCTGAGGGCCATGGCTGGGATGACTTGAAGGATCATGATGGCAAAGTCTTTCCTAAAACACGGGACCTCTGGGCTACTTTACCCATCGCTCTCGGCTTCCTGGTCATCAGACAGATATTTGAGCG GACGGTAGCGATTCCTCTGGCCTCTCTGCTGGGCGTGAGCGACAAGCAGCGCCTTCGTGCTCCTACAAATCCCGTCCTGGAGTCATATTTCTGCAGCTCATCAAAGCATCCCACACAG aGCTCCATAGAGAGTTTAAGTAGACAAACCGGCTGCTCAGTGCGGCAGGTCCAGAGGTGGTTCAGGCGGCGGAGAAACCAGGACCGACCCAGCAAGCTGAAAAAATTCCGGGAAGCAAG CTGGAGATTTACCTTCTACCTTTTTGCATTCTTTGCTGGCCTGGCAGTCCTCGTTGAT AAACCATGGTTCTACGACATGAAGCTCATGTGGGAAGACTTCCCAAAAATG cCTCTGATACCATCGCAGTACTGGTACTACATGATCGAGCTGGGCTTCTACCTGTCCCTGCTTTTGAGCGTAGCGTCAGATGTCAAACGTAAG GATTTCAGGGAGCAGATAGTTCACCACGTGGCCACCATCCTGCTTATCAGTTTCTCCTGGCTGGTCAACTACATCCGGGCAGGGACTCTGATCATGATAGTGCACGATGCTGCCGACTATCTGATGGAG TCAGCCAAAATGTTCAACTATGCAGGCTGGAGGCGAACCTGCAACGTCATCTTCACATTGTTCGCAGCAGTTTTCATCATCACCCGCCTCGTAATCCTCCCCTTCTG GATCATACACACGACGTGGGTGTACCCGCTGACCCTCTACCCCCCTTTCCTCGGCTTCTACTTCTTCAACGGGCTTATGTTTGTGCTGCAGATTCTGCACATCTTCTGGGCTGTGCTCATCTTGCGAATGGTCATCAAATTCCTGCCAGGCAAT GACATTGTTGAGGACGAGCGGAGCGACAAGGAGGAGACGGAGTCTGAAGACGAAGAAGGGAACGAatggagggaaaagatgaaaaacGGCCACGTGCAGAACGGCCACACCGTCCTcaacaacaaccacaataaGACAGACTGA